TgaaatataactttatttatagatcaaAGCGGTGTAAAACCACATTCAACaacgataacaacaacaataaaagtgtcAAGGTAAAGCATCTACCCTCATCAATTGTTGACAACTAGCCCACATTATGGAAACATCAGGTTacttttttatcttctttttctgtAGCCTCTTCACTTCACGCTACAGGACATTTCTattgcacagtaaaaaaaaacatttctctcgGGTACACCCACGCTTACTTCCTCTGAAGTGATGCGCGTTCCCGTCAGGGGCAGTCGCTTTTCGGCACTAGACTGGCTCTGCAGACTGCTGGAGATCGCAAATGACGGCGGcattaaaagtatgtttgaGACAATAACTCTGCTGGTGTTCTGGATTAAAGTCATGGCAGAATAACCTGAGATCGACATCCTGTCTGTGTGAAGTgttgctgcggctgctgctgtcCTGGCTCGCGTCATCTGGGTCCTCTGTTACCAGCTGCTGCGCAATGAACAGGCGCATGCCGCTGACGCACGGCTGCGCTCTGTGCAGTATCGTTGGCGCGATGTTACGAGGACGCTGCTAATAAATGTGCATACACAGTTGATTCACGTttattatatttagaaaataGCATAAAAATAACCATTGTAATTATCCGCCAGACATGAAAGGCCGGTCCGTGAAAATACTGTCTGACATTAAACCGGTCCGTGGCGCAAAAAAGTTTGGGGACCGCTggtttagcagacgcttttatccaaaaccACTTttaataagtgcatttcaacatatGTACAAACAAgagtgcttctttttttgtgtcgtCGTTGTCATCTTAGTCAAGGTCGAGTCAAAGAGATGTGTTAGGTTtgaactcagagtttgttgaacctgctttctgacatgggatcatcatcagcatctctcacacaggtgcacacacaggccagtgaaagtgtcatatttattcatatttattcacatttacagaaaaaacTAAACAGAGGAGGAGCTTGTCTGGACCGAACCACTTCAAGCAGGGGATGGGGGGGCTAAGGTCTGGTCTGAACCAGAGCGTGCAGAGCATGAGCCACCTGATCAGCCGACATGTTGTCCACGGAGACACTGCTCTCTTTTCCAAACTCTgcagacacaacacagacatcacctatcattatcatcatcatcatcaacattatcatgatcatcattattattattattatcattattatttactctGCATTGGGTTCTTCTCAGTTCTCTTGGGGTTATGTTTGGTTTTACTGGGTTCTACTCAGCTTTTTTGGGTTCTactgggtcagtgtgtgtgtgttacagggaGGAACAGTGTAAAGTGTGGAATCCATTTTTTGAACACGATGGCAAGAAACATCACTGGCTGCCGTATCAACACCCAGAccgtaaatacacacacacacacgtacacacacgtacacacacatgcacacacacacactccaccctAAATTTCCCAGTGTACGTGGCTCAGccagtgtcatgtgacctgtgtctCCACAGCGGACGAGCGTTGTCGTCTGtacttgcatgattttcattctgtacaaacttttatcatctcagaaacttttttttaaaacatatatcgatatcggccatagcagcaatattaatatcggatatcgtatcggtggaaatagtcaaatcggtgcatccctaattattattattattattatctatccACTGAGAGGAGTGAcaggaggtcagaggttaaaGTGTCACTGAGCCAATCAGGACAGAGCACCAGTGTGCTTCTCCCATGATGGTGGTTTGGACTCACCATGTCTGGCCCAGAGTCGAGCCTGGACTCCAGAACATTCTCGGATCAGGATTGGAAAGTCTGGGTTGGACTGTTTCAGAGCAACGTAGTGCTGCTCCACAAAGTCTCTGTGAACACAGCAGCgacaataacatgttttatcaaaaacaccaacaagttAGGGCGACTAATCCAGAACTAAATTAACTCAGTCAATTATTTtaatcagtttgtttgttttttaattcaaaccactctctgtcattttcagcttcttaaatgtgaatattttctactttctgccattttcaacttcttaaatgtgaatatttttacattacattacatgtcatttagcaagaatcattcaaactgaatcatttttgacacattttgagaacaacactgatcaatactctatgaaccaaacaactaatcgattaatgtagaaaataatggacagatgagtggatgatgaaaataatcatcagttcTAAAACAGTTTCACAGTTAAATGTGATCGATCACATTAACGGAACAACTACTAGATTCACGTCATTATTGATCACAGATCAATATTTCTGTTAGTAATCAATAAACAGCTGACTTTTGCATCTCAGCGGTTAGCCGTTAGCATAGTTAGCTCGGCTCTTCCTCCATTATCACTCGTTTATCAccggtgtttctttcttttctagCGGCTCTGCGCGCCTCTGGATCCGGGCTCGGTACTTACCTCGCGCCCCCGCTGGCCGCGGACGTCTGGCAGAGGTGGACGCGGATCTCACGGAGGTTTTTGCCGAGACTGGAGCCCAGACTGCGAACCACGGCGGCCGCCATCTTAGTTT
This genomic stretch from Solea senegalensis isolate Sse05_10M linkage group LG13, IFAPA_SoseM_1, whole genome shotgun sequence harbors:
- the ndufa2 gene encoding NADH dehydrogenase [ubiquinone] 1 alpha subcomplex subunit 2 — translated: MAAAVVRSLGSSLGKNLREIRVHLCQTSAASGGARDFVEQHYVALKQSNPDFPILIRECSGVQARLWARHEFGKESSVSVDNMSADQVAHALHALVQTRP